One window of Camelina sativa cultivar DH55 chromosome 4, Cs, whole genome shotgun sequence genomic DNA carries:
- the LOC104779936 gene encoding transcription and mRNA export factor SUS1 produces the protein MKHSVNRPPTPDEDDAAEGFEKDELTLREIINVKLVESGEKENLMELVRDRLVECGWKDEMRIACREHVKKKGRKDVTVDELIRVITPKGRASVPDSVKAELLNRIQNFIVSAAL, from the exons AT GAAACACTCGGTGAACCGGCCTCCGACACCTGATGAAGACGATGCAGCTGAAGGATTCGAGAAAGACGAGCTCACGCTTCGTGAAATCATTAACGTcaag TTGGTTGAGAGTGGAGAGAAGGAGAATCTAATGGAGCTTGTGAGAGATAGATTGGTCGAGTGTGGTTGGAAAGATGAGATGAGAATTGCTTGCAG GGAGCATGTaaagaagaaagggagaaaaGATGTTACAGTTGATGAACTGATCCGAGTGATCACTCCAAAAGGCAGAG CTTCAGTACCAGATTCCGTGAAGGCAGAGCTGTTGAACAGAATTCAAAACTTCATTGTGTCAGCTGCTCTTTGA